A single window of Channa argus isolate prfri chromosome 2, Channa argus male v1.0, whole genome shotgun sequence DNA harbors:
- the syt7b gene encoding synaptotagmin-7b isoform X1, with translation MVRRVMHLNREEDNSKGSVSLSVFLVSVAFVVCAVWLVALCGVCAWCQRKLGKRNKPGVEAASSPDSVRGRGENKAINDLDRDFWNNNDSSNVQQRWSSYPPKEFLLNMSPYAPYGDPRLTPNGAVDKGGQDGAGPSPGASDSGGGACSGTGAGPSRSDSVRSMVTGGSKAGRWQTVQSHMHAGGLRFSNFGDASLSSASTLEHIPSSAVARPRPLVRQQSLQQPLTHQPPPGPNDPPVTSQSLGQLHTGPGSGSHRGGPRGVRGSPAGAFRYRGAGAGRSRSNPGSWDHMMEQIRNRGLDVKSFLEGKMVVLSLAIGLAEQDDFANLPDLQEAPASKENENTPDKRTPGNKPGSSPRGQTPDETGRRQGPSHDANSSVSDLANSVTSDMLMLSPGSEEDDHEGPVCEKLGRIQFSVGYSFQDSTLTVKILKGQDLPAKDFSGTSDPFVKLYLLPDKKHKLETKVKRKNLNPHWNETFLFEGFPYEKVVQRTLYLQVLDYDRFSRNDPIGEVSIPLNKLDLANMQTFWKELKPCSDGSGSRGDLLVSLCYNPTANTITVSIIKARNLKAMDIGGTSDPYVKVWLMHKDKRVEKKKTVVMKRCLNPVFNESFPFDVPAHVLRETTIIITVMDKDRLSRNDVIGKIYLSWKSGPAEVKHWKDMMGHPRAAVAQWHALKA, from the exons GGGAAGAGGAATAAGCCTGGGGTGGAGGCTGCCAGCTCTCCAGATTCTGTAAGAGGTCGAGGGGAAAATAAAGCCATCAA TGATCTAGACAGAGACTTTTGGAATAACAATGACAGCAGCAATGTCCAACAGAGGTGGAGCTCCTACCCGCCCAAGGAGTTCCTCTTAAACATGTCTCCCTATGCTCCCTACGGAGACCCTCGCCTCACACCCAA TGGGGCTGTGGATAAAGGTGGGCAGGACGGTGCTGGACCCTCGCCAGGGGCCAGTGACAGCGGGGGCGGCGCTTGCTCTGGGACTGGGGCGGGGCCCAGTCGCAGTGACAGCGTTCGAAGCATGGTGACGGGGGGCAGCAAGGCGGGGCGCTGGCAGACGGTCCAGAGCCACATGCATGCCGGAGGCCTGCGGTTTAGCAA TTTTGGGGACGCTTCCCTTTCATCTGCTTCCACCCTGGAGCACATCCCGTCCTCAGCTGTGGCACGCCCCCGGCCCCTGGTCCGGCAGCAGAGCCTGCAACAGCCCCTCACTCACCAGCCCCCTCCGGGTCCTAACGATCCCCCAGTCACCTCACAAAGCCTGGGCCAGCTGCACACAGGCCCAGGCAGCGGGAGCCACCGTGGGGGCCCGCGGGGGGTCCGGGGGAGTCCGGCTGGAGCCTTCCGGTACAGAGGAGCAGGGGCAGGCCGATCAAGGTCAAATCCAGGCAGCTGGGATCACATGATGGAACAGATCCGCAACAGAGGGCTAGACGTCAAGTCGTTCCT AGAGGGGAAGATGGTTGTTCTGTCTCTAGCAATTGGGCTGGCTGAACAGGATGACTTTGCCAACCTCCCAGATCTACAGGAAGCACCAGCAAGCAAAGAAAACGAAAACACTCCAGACAAAAG GACTCCAGGTAACAAACCAGGCAGCAGCCCCAGGGGTCAAACACCAGATGAAACCGGACGTCGCCAGGGGCCAAGCCATGACGCCAACTCCTCTGTTTCTGACTTGGCCAACTCAGTCACCAGTGACATGCTCATG TTGTCTCCAGGTTCAGAAGAAGATGATCATGAGGGTCCAGTGTGTGAGAAGCTTGGTCGTATTCAGTTCAGTGTTGGATACAGTTTTCAGGACTCCACCCTCACCGTCAAAATCCTCAAGGGCCAGGATTTGCCTGCTAAGGACTTTTCCGGCACCTCCGACCCGTTTGTGAAACTCTACCTGCTGCCAGACAAGAAGCACAAATTGGAGACCAAAGTGAAGAGGAAGAATCTAAACCCTCACTGGAATGAGACCTTCCTGTTTGAAG GGTTTCCCTATGAGAAGGTGGTGCAGAGAACCTTATATTTGCAGGTTCTGGACTACGACCGCTTCAGCAGGAACGATCCCATAGGAGAGGTTTCTATCCCTCTCAACAAACTGGACCTGGCCAACATGCAGACTTTCTGGAAGGAGCTGAAACCATGCAGCGATGGGAGC GGGAGTCGAGGGGATCTGTTGGTGTCTCTGTGCTACAACCCCACAGCCAACACCATCACTGTAAGCATCATCAAAGCCCGCAACCTCAAAGCCATGGACATTGGAGGCACTTCTG acCCCTATGTTAAAGTGTGGTTGATGCACAAGGACAAGCGtgtggaaaagaagaagacgGTGGTAATGAAGCGCTGTCTGAACCCTGTTTTTAACGAGTCCTTCCCCTTTGATGTGCCTGCCCACGTGCTACGGGAGACCACCATAATTATCACCGTCATGGACAAGGACAGGCTCAGTCGCAATGATGTCATTGGAAAG ATTTATCTTTCATGGAAGAGTGGCCCTGCAGAGGTAAAACACTGGAAAGACATGATGGGTCATCCTCGTGCTGCCGTGGCTCAGTGGCATGCTCTCAAAGCCTGA
- the syt7b gene encoding synaptotagmin-7b isoform X3: MVRRVMHLNREEDNSKGSVSLSVFLVSVAFVVCAVWLVALCGVCAWCQRKLGKRNKPGVEAASSPDSVRGRGENKAINDLDRDFWNNNDSSNVQQRWSSYPPKEFLLNMSPYAPYGDPRLTPNFGDASLSSASTLEHIPSSAVARPRPLVRQQSLQQPLTHQPPPGPNDPPVTSQSLGQLHTGPGSGSHRGGPRGVRGSPAGAFRYRGAGAGRSRSNPGSWDHMMEQIRNRGLDVKSFLEGKMVVLSLAIGLAEQDDFANLPDLQEAPASKENENTPDKRTPGNKPGSSPRGQTPDETGRRQGPSHDANSSVSDLANSVTSDMLMLSPGSEEDDHEGPVCEKLGRIQFSVGYSFQDSTLTVKILKGQDLPAKDFSGTSDPFVKLYLLPDKKHKLETKVKRKNLNPHWNETFLFEGFPYEKVVQRTLYLQVLDYDRFSRNDPIGEVSIPLNKLDLANMQTFWKELKPCSDGSGSRGDLLVSLCYNPTANTITVSIIKARNLKAMDIGGTSDPYVKVWLMHKDKRVEKKKTVVMKRCLNPVFNESFPFDVPAHVLRETTIIITVMDKDRLSRNDVIGKIYLSWKSGPAEVKHWKDMMGHPRAAVAQWHALKA; encoded by the exons GGGAAGAGGAATAAGCCTGGGGTGGAGGCTGCCAGCTCTCCAGATTCTGTAAGAGGTCGAGGGGAAAATAAAGCCATCAA TGATCTAGACAGAGACTTTTGGAATAACAATGACAGCAGCAATGTCCAACAGAGGTGGAGCTCCTACCCGCCCAAGGAGTTCCTCTTAAACATGTCTCCCTATGCTCCCTACGGAGACCCTCGCCTCACACCCAA TTTTGGGGACGCTTCCCTTTCATCTGCTTCCACCCTGGAGCACATCCCGTCCTCAGCTGTGGCACGCCCCCGGCCCCTGGTCCGGCAGCAGAGCCTGCAACAGCCCCTCACTCACCAGCCCCCTCCGGGTCCTAACGATCCCCCAGTCACCTCACAAAGCCTGGGCCAGCTGCACACAGGCCCAGGCAGCGGGAGCCACCGTGGGGGCCCGCGGGGGGTCCGGGGGAGTCCGGCTGGAGCCTTCCGGTACAGAGGAGCAGGGGCAGGCCGATCAAGGTCAAATCCAGGCAGCTGGGATCACATGATGGAACAGATCCGCAACAGAGGGCTAGACGTCAAGTCGTTCCT AGAGGGGAAGATGGTTGTTCTGTCTCTAGCAATTGGGCTGGCTGAACAGGATGACTTTGCCAACCTCCCAGATCTACAGGAAGCACCAGCAAGCAAAGAAAACGAAAACACTCCAGACAAAAG GACTCCAGGTAACAAACCAGGCAGCAGCCCCAGGGGTCAAACACCAGATGAAACCGGACGTCGCCAGGGGCCAAGCCATGACGCCAACTCCTCTGTTTCTGACTTGGCCAACTCAGTCACCAGTGACATGCTCATG TTGTCTCCAGGTTCAGAAGAAGATGATCATGAGGGTCCAGTGTGTGAGAAGCTTGGTCGTATTCAGTTCAGTGTTGGATACAGTTTTCAGGACTCCACCCTCACCGTCAAAATCCTCAAGGGCCAGGATTTGCCTGCTAAGGACTTTTCCGGCACCTCCGACCCGTTTGTGAAACTCTACCTGCTGCCAGACAAGAAGCACAAATTGGAGACCAAAGTGAAGAGGAAGAATCTAAACCCTCACTGGAATGAGACCTTCCTGTTTGAAG GGTTTCCCTATGAGAAGGTGGTGCAGAGAACCTTATATTTGCAGGTTCTGGACTACGACCGCTTCAGCAGGAACGATCCCATAGGAGAGGTTTCTATCCCTCTCAACAAACTGGACCTGGCCAACATGCAGACTTTCTGGAAGGAGCTGAAACCATGCAGCGATGGGAGC GGGAGTCGAGGGGATCTGTTGGTGTCTCTGTGCTACAACCCCACAGCCAACACCATCACTGTAAGCATCATCAAAGCCCGCAACCTCAAAGCCATGGACATTGGAGGCACTTCTG acCCCTATGTTAAAGTGTGGTTGATGCACAAGGACAAGCGtgtggaaaagaagaagacgGTGGTAATGAAGCGCTGTCTGAACCCTGTTTTTAACGAGTCCTTCCCCTTTGATGTGCCTGCCCACGTGCTACGGGAGACCACCATAATTATCACCGTCATGGACAAGGACAGGCTCAGTCGCAATGATGTCATTGGAAAG ATTTATCTTTCATGGAAGAGTGGCCCTGCAGAGGTAAAACACTGGAAAGACATGATGGGTCATCCTCGTGCTGCCGTGGCTCAGTGGCATGCTCTCAAAGCCTGA
- the sdhaf2 gene encoding succinate dehydrogenase assembly factor 2, mitochondrial, which produces MFSVVAKRLATSVCWAARKPAVTGVVSSRSYRGDSPDDSRSDLIEIPLPPWEEKLGEPIDIKRRRLLYESRKRGMLENCILLSLFAKQYLNTMSEIQLQQYDRLINEPSNDWDIYYWATETQPTPEVYQGEVMDMLKDFTKNRNHEQRLDAPSLEYLQKESQ; this is translated from the exons CTGGCGACGAGTGTGTGCTGGGCAGCACGGAAACCAGCAGTCACAGGAGTGGTATCGAGTCGTAGTTACCGGGGTGACTCCCCAGATGACTCCAGGAGTGACCTTATTGAGATCCCCTTGCCACCGTGGGAGGAGAAACTGGGCGAGCCCATCGACATCAAAAGACGCAGACTTCTGTATGAGAGTCGCAAGAGGGGCATGCTGGAGAACTGCATATTGCTCAG CCTTTTTGCAAAGCAATACCTGAACACAATGAGTGAGATCCAGCTGCAGCAGTATGACAGACTGATTAATGAACCAAGCAATGACTGGGACATCTACTACTGGGCAACAG aAACCCAGCCCACTCCTGAGGTTTATCAGGGAGAAGTCATGGATATGCTGAAAGATTTCACAAAAAATCGCAACCATGAACAGAGGTTGGATGCGCCCAGTTTGGAGTACCTACAAAAGGAAAGCCAATGA
- the syt7b gene encoding synaptotagmin-7b isoform X2, producing the protein MVRRVMHLNREEDNSKGSVSLSVFLVSVAFVVCAVWLVALCGVCAWCQRKLGKRNKPGVEAASSPDSVRGRGENKAINDLDRDFWNNNDSSNVQQRWSSYPPKEFLLNMSPYAPYGDPRLTPNGAVDKGGQDGAGPSPGASDSGGGACSGTGAGPSRSDSVRSMVTGGSKAGRWQTVQSHMHAGGLRFSNFGDASLSSASTLEHIPSSAVARPRPLVRQQSLQQPLTHQPPPGPNDPPVTSQSLGQLHTGPGSGSHRGGPRGVRGSPAGAFRYRGAGAGRSRSNPGSWDHMMEQIRNRGLDVKSFLTPGNKPGSSPRGQTPDETGRRQGPSHDANSSVSDLANSVTSDMLMLSPGSEEDDHEGPVCEKLGRIQFSVGYSFQDSTLTVKILKGQDLPAKDFSGTSDPFVKLYLLPDKKHKLETKVKRKNLNPHWNETFLFEGFPYEKVVQRTLYLQVLDYDRFSRNDPIGEVSIPLNKLDLANMQTFWKELKPCSDGSGSRGDLLVSLCYNPTANTITVSIIKARNLKAMDIGGTSDPYVKVWLMHKDKRVEKKKTVVMKRCLNPVFNESFPFDVPAHVLRETTIIITVMDKDRLSRNDVIGKIYLSWKSGPAEVKHWKDMMGHPRAAVAQWHALKA; encoded by the exons GGGAAGAGGAATAAGCCTGGGGTGGAGGCTGCCAGCTCTCCAGATTCTGTAAGAGGTCGAGGGGAAAATAAAGCCATCAA TGATCTAGACAGAGACTTTTGGAATAACAATGACAGCAGCAATGTCCAACAGAGGTGGAGCTCCTACCCGCCCAAGGAGTTCCTCTTAAACATGTCTCCCTATGCTCCCTACGGAGACCCTCGCCTCACACCCAA TGGGGCTGTGGATAAAGGTGGGCAGGACGGTGCTGGACCCTCGCCAGGGGCCAGTGACAGCGGGGGCGGCGCTTGCTCTGGGACTGGGGCGGGGCCCAGTCGCAGTGACAGCGTTCGAAGCATGGTGACGGGGGGCAGCAAGGCGGGGCGCTGGCAGACGGTCCAGAGCCACATGCATGCCGGAGGCCTGCGGTTTAGCAA TTTTGGGGACGCTTCCCTTTCATCTGCTTCCACCCTGGAGCACATCCCGTCCTCAGCTGTGGCACGCCCCCGGCCCCTGGTCCGGCAGCAGAGCCTGCAACAGCCCCTCACTCACCAGCCCCCTCCGGGTCCTAACGATCCCCCAGTCACCTCACAAAGCCTGGGCCAGCTGCACACAGGCCCAGGCAGCGGGAGCCACCGTGGGGGCCCGCGGGGGGTCCGGGGGAGTCCGGCTGGAGCCTTCCGGTACAGAGGAGCAGGGGCAGGCCGATCAAGGTCAAATCCAGGCAGCTGGGATCACATGATGGAACAGATCCGCAACAGAGGGCTAGACGTCAAGTCGTTCCT GACTCCAGGTAACAAACCAGGCAGCAGCCCCAGGGGTCAAACACCAGATGAAACCGGACGTCGCCAGGGGCCAAGCCATGACGCCAACTCCTCTGTTTCTGACTTGGCCAACTCAGTCACCAGTGACATGCTCATG TTGTCTCCAGGTTCAGAAGAAGATGATCATGAGGGTCCAGTGTGTGAGAAGCTTGGTCGTATTCAGTTCAGTGTTGGATACAGTTTTCAGGACTCCACCCTCACCGTCAAAATCCTCAAGGGCCAGGATTTGCCTGCTAAGGACTTTTCCGGCACCTCCGACCCGTTTGTGAAACTCTACCTGCTGCCAGACAAGAAGCACAAATTGGAGACCAAAGTGAAGAGGAAGAATCTAAACCCTCACTGGAATGAGACCTTCCTGTTTGAAG GGTTTCCCTATGAGAAGGTGGTGCAGAGAACCTTATATTTGCAGGTTCTGGACTACGACCGCTTCAGCAGGAACGATCCCATAGGAGAGGTTTCTATCCCTCTCAACAAACTGGACCTGGCCAACATGCAGACTTTCTGGAAGGAGCTGAAACCATGCAGCGATGGGAGC GGGAGTCGAGGGGATCTGTTGGTGTCTCTGTGCTACAACCCCACAGCCAACACCATCACTGTAAGCATCATCAAAGCCCGCAACCTCAAAGCCATGGACATTGGAGGCACTTCTG acCCCTATGTTAAAGTGTGGTTGATGCACAAGGACAAGCGtgtggaaaagaagaagacgGTGGTAATGAAGCGCTGTCTGAACCCTGTTTTTAACGAGTCCTTCCCCTTTGATGTGCCTGCCCACGTGCTACGGGAGACCACCATAATTATCACCGTCATGGACAAGGACAGGCTCAGTCGCAATGATGTCATTGGAAAG ATTTATCTTTCATGGAAGAGTGGCCCTGCAGAGGTAAAACACTGGAAAGACATGATGGGTCATCCTCGTGCTGCCGTGGCTCAGTGGCATGCTCTCAAAGCCTGA